Proteins from a single region of Methanotorris igneus Kol 5:
- a CDS encoding 30S ribosomal protein S8 produces MSLMDPLANALNHLTNCERVGKKVVYIKPASKLIGRVLKVMQDHGYIGEFEFIEDGRAGIFKVELIGKINKCGAIKPRYAVKKHEFEKFEKRYLPARDFGLLIVSTSQGIMTHYEAKEKGIGGRLISYVY; encoded by the coding sequence ATGAGTTTAATGGACCCACTAGCAAATGCATTAAACCATTTAACAAATTGTGAAAGAGTGGGGAAGAAGGTAGTTTACATAAAACCCGCATCAAAGTTGATTGGTAGAGTATTGAAGGTTATGCAAGACCACGGATACATTGGAGAGTTTGAATTTATAGAGGATGGAAGAGCAGGAATATTTAAAGTTGAATTAATTGGTAAAATAAACAAATGCGGTGCAATTAAACCAAGATATGCTGTTAAGAAACACGAATTTGAGAAATTCGAAAAGAGATACCTTCCAGCAAGAGACTTTGGTTTGTTAATTGTAAGCACATCCCAAGGAATAATGACACACTACGAAGCAAAGGAAAAAGGAATTGGTGGAAGATTAATCTCCTACGTATACTAA
- the rpsE gene encoding 30S ribosomal protein S5, with protein sequence MNRRFDIESWEPKTKVGKMVKEGAITDIDYILDNNLPLLEPEIVDVLLPDLEEQVLDVKLVQRMHKSGRRARFRATVVVGNRNGYVGVGMGKAKEVGPAIRKAIAQAKLSIIKIRRGCGSWECGCGLAHSVPFKSRGKCGSVEVELMPAPRGVGLVAGNVAKAVLGLAGVKDVWTKTFGDTRTTYNFAMATFEALKNLNFVRTLDEHKQKLGIIEGRTF encoded by the coding sequence ATGAATAGAAGATTTGACATTGAATCATGGGAACCGAAAACAAAAGTCGGTAAGATGGTAAAAGAAGGCGCTATAACAGATATAGATTACATATTGGACAACAACTTGCCATTGTTGGAGCCAGAGATTGTAGATGTTCTCTTACCAGATTTAGAAGAGCAAGTTTTAGACGTTAAATTAGTCCAAAGAATGCACAAGTCAGGTAGAAGAGCAAGATTTAGAGCAACTGTTGTTGTAGGAAACAGAAATGGTTATGTTGGAGTAGGAATGGGTAAAGCAAAAGAAGTAGGTCCTGCAATAAGAAAAGCAATTGCACAAGCAAAATTATCAATAATTAAAATTAGAAGAGGTTGCGGTTCTTGGGAGTGCGGTTGTGGTTTAGCACACTCAGTTCCATTTAAATCAAGAGGTAAATGTGGTAGTGTTGAGGTTGAATTAATGCCTGCTCCAAGAGGAGTAGGTTTAGTTGCTGGTAATGTTGCAAAGGCAGTTTTAGGTTTAGCCGGAGTAAAGGATGTCTGGACAAAGACATTTGGGGATACAAGAACAACATACAACTTCGCAATGGCTACATTTGAAGCACTCAAAAACTTGAACTTTGTAAGAACATTAGATGAACACAAACAAAAATTAGGTATTATTGAAGGTAGAACATTCTAA
- a CDS encoding 50S ribosomal protein L6 produces MPVAAFIREEIEIPENVTVDIVGNEVIVKSGNKELRRVLSYPGVEIKKEDNKVVIECEFPRKKQAAVIGTFKAHIKNMIKGVTEGFTYRLKIRYAHFPMKVTVKGNEVIIDNFLGEKHPRRAKILEGVTVKVSGEDVIVTGIDKEKVGQTAANIEQATKIKGRDPRVFQDGIYIVEKAGKVL; encoded by the coding sequence ATGCCAGTTGCAGCATTTATAAGGGAAGAAATAGAAATTCCCGAAAACGTTACTGTAGATATCGTGGGGAATGAAGTTATTGTTAAGTCAGGAAACAAAGAGCTCAGAAGAGTCCTCTCATATCCAGGTGTTGAGATAAAGAAAGAGGACAACAAAGTTGTTATTGAATGTGAATTCCCAAGAAAGAAACAAGCTGCTGTCATTGGAACATTTAAGGCACACATAAAAAATATGATTAAAGGAGTAACAGAGGGCTTTACATACAGATTGAAGATAAGATATGCTCACTTCCCAATGAAAGTTACTGTTAAAGGAAATGAAGTTATCATCGATAATTTCTTAGGGGAAAAACACCCAAGAAGAGCAAAAATCTTGGAAGGAGTTACTGTTAAAGTTAGCGGTGAGGACGTAATTGTTACTGGAATTGATAAGGAGAAAGTCGGTCAAACTGCTGCAAACATTGAACAGGCAACAAAAATTAAAGGAAGAGACCCAAGAGTATTCCAAGATGGTATTTACATTGTGGAGAAGGCAGGAAAAGTACTATAA
- a CDS encoding 50S ribosomal protein L19e, translating to MDVSVQRRMAADILKCGLDRVWIDPEQLDKVKAAITKDDIRALIKEGVIKKKQKKGISSARTKKLKEQKRKGRRRGPGSRRGAKGARTPKKERWINTIRPLRRLLKELRDNGTIDRRTYRRLYRMAKGGAFRSRSHMLLYMRDHDILAK from the coding sequence ATGGATGTTTCCGTTCAAAGAAGGATGGCTGCGGATATTTTAAAATGTGGGCTTGACAGAGTATGGATAGACCCTGAGCAGTTGGATAAAGTTAAAGCAGCAATCACAAAGGATGATATAAGGGCATTAATAAAGGAAGGGGTTATTAAAAAGAAACAAAAGAAAGGTATTAGTAGTGCAAGAACCAAAAAATTAAAAGAACAAAAAAGAAAAGGTAGAAGAAGAGGCCCTGGTTCAAGAAGAGGGGCTAAAGGAGCAAGAACACCTAAAAAAGAAAGATGGATAAACACAATAAGACCTTTAAGAAGATTATTGAAAGAGTTGAGAGACAATGGTACAATAGACAGAAGAACATACAGAAGATTATACAGAATGGCAAAAGGTGGAGCATTCAGAAGTAGAAGCCACATGCTCTTATACATGAGAGACCACGATATTTTGGCTAAATAA
- a CDS encoding 50S ribosomal protein L32e, which yields MSEFKRLMRVRFKQKMKKPKFLRQEWFRYKRLGEKWRKPKGRHSGMRLQLKHRPAIVKVGYRSPKLVRGLHPSGLEDVLVHNVKELEQLDPKTQGARIAATVGKRKRIEIIKRARELGIRILNISEEKQKELLGIKGD from the coding sequence ATGAGTGAATTTAAAAGATTAATGAGAGTTAGGTTCAAACAAAAGATGAAAAAACCTAAATTCTTAAGACAAGAGTGGTTTAGATACAAAAGATTAGGAGAAAAATGGAGAAAACCAAAAGGAAGACACAGTGGAATGAGATTGCAGTTAAAACACAGACCTGCTATTGTTAAAGTTGGATATAGAAGCCCTAAACTTGTTAGAGGTTTGCACCCAAGTGGATTGGAGGACGTTCTTGTCCACAACGTAAAAGAGTTGGAGCAATTAGATCCTAAAACACAAGGGGCAAGAATTGCAGCAACAGTAGGAAAAAGAAAAAGAATTGAAATTATAAAAAGAGCAAGAGAATTGGGTATAAGAATCCTCAACATTTCAGAAGAAAAACAAAAGGAACTCTTAGGTATAAAAGGTGATTAA
- a CDS encoding 50S ribosomal protein L18 encodes MARDAKYRVPFRRRREGKTNYRKRLKLLLSGKPRLVARRTLNHIIAQVILYDEKGDRTVVSAHSRELIKLGYKGHCGNVPAAYLTGLLLGRKAISKGYKEAVLDIGLHRATKGAAVFAVLKGALDAGMEIPHGEEILPDESRIRGEHIKIYAELLKSEDEEKYKRQFSKYLEKGLKPEDLPEHFDEIKEKIMSLEL; translated from the coding sequence ATGGCACGTGACGCTAAATATAGAGTGCCTTTTAGAAGAAGAAGAGAAGGAAAAACAAACTACAGAAAGAGATTGAAGTTGTTATTGTCAGGAAAACCAAGATTAGTTGCAAGAAGAACATTGAACCACATCATTGCACAAGTTATATTATATGATGAAAAAGGAGATAGAACAGTTGTTTCAGCACACTCAAGAGAGTTAATTAAATTGGGATACAAAGGACACTGTGGAAATGTTCCTGCTGCATACTTGACAGGTTTATTATTGGGTAGAAAAGCAATTAGCAAAGGTTACAAAGAGGCAGTTTTAGATATTGGATTGCACAGAGCTACAAAAGGAGCGGCAGTATTTGCAGTTCTTAAAGGGGCTTTAGATGCAGGTATGGAAATTCCACACGGTGAAGAAATTCTTCCAGATGAAAGTAGAATAAGAGGAGAACACATAAAGATATATGCGGAACTCTTAAAAAGTGAAGATGAAGAAAAATACAAGAGACAATTCTCAAAATACTTAGAAAAGGGATTAAAACCAGAGGATTTACCAGAGCACTTTGATGAAATCAAGGAAAAAATCATGAGTTTGGAATTATAA